A single region of the Nicotiana sylvestris chromosome 6, ASM39365v2, whole genome shotgun sequence genome encodes:
- the LOC104212441 gene encoding uncharacterized protein: protein MGNCQTIDNADLLIQHPNGKVEKLYSAVTATQIMKMNPGHYVALLLTTTTTMSPPSNKTTTNTNISPIRITRIKLLKPTDTLVLGHIYRLVTAQEVMKGLCAKKYAKQKQFEYSEDKITQTLHSKTAVHQDKVIKHEKHRKSIGAKSRAWHPSLQSISEAAD from the exons atggggaattgccaaacTATTGATAATGCAGATTTGCTCATACAACACCCCAATGGTAAAGTGGAAAAGCTTTATTCTGCAGTCACTGCTACCCAAATTATGAAGATGAATCCTGGCCATTATGTTGCTCTTCTTctcaccaccaccaccactatGTCCCCACCCTCAAACAAAACAACTACCAACACTAATATTAGCCCAATACGAATTACGCGAATAAAGCTTCTCAAGCCAACTGATACACTTGTTCTTGGTCATATTTACAGACTAGTTACTGCTCAAG AGGTAATGAAAGGATTGTGTGCCAAGAAGTATGCAAAGCAGAAACAGTTTGAATATTCAGAGGACAAAATAACACAGACATTACATTCTAAGACAGCTGTTCATCAGGACAAG GTAATTAAACACGAAAAACATCGAAAGTCTATAGGTGCAAAATCAAGAGCCTGGCATCCTTCGTTGCAGAGCATATCTGAGGCTGCAGACTGA